The genomic DNA TTAATTTCACTAAATACCTTAAAATGTTTTATGATAGGAGTAATATGTATCTCCTTTAAAAAATCTTTCTTCAAAAAATCTTTAAACTTTTTTTCTGCTAGCTTTAAAAAGAACGCTGCTTTTTCTTGCTGAAAACGTCCACTATCATTCATAGAAACCTCATGAAGATCTAGCATATGTAAAACATACACCTCAGAATTATTTTTTTTAGCCAATAAAGCTGCTGCTTTTAAAGCATACTCTGAATGTTTTGAAAAATCAACTGGAACAATAATTTTTTTCATAATTAAATCTACTTTATCTTAGTCAAAGCTCCTTCTTTTTTACATCAAAAAACAGAACATTTATCATATTTATATACATTTATTTATCGTATAGTTCCTTTATTTTTACTTCTGCCGGTTTATTTTGAGGAGTAAATCTATTATTATTACTTCCTCCAACCCCATGATGATTGTGAAACCATTTCCATAAAAAACCTCCAGCAAACCAATCTTCTTCCCAAAATTGTTGATGAATTACCTCCAATGCATTTACTTGGTTTTTTAAATTCACATTTCCTGCTATCCTTTCAGAATTCCAAGGTTCTTTAGCCATAAAATCTATACTTCTATAACCGTACTCTGTAAACAATATTTTTTTATTGAATTGCTGCTGAACTTTTTTCACCTCCTCTTTATGAACTTTCCATCCCTCTTTTAACTGAAGTATTGTAGGTGATTTATGATTACTCAAAGGAAAATACGCATCCACCCCTATATAATGCAATTCATTCCAAAACGGCACTCGCTTAAATTCATCCCAATTAGCCGCATAAGTTAATTTTCCTTTATAAATCCTTTTTATTTTACGGATAAGTGCTTTCCAAAAAAGAGGACGATTCACCACAAATTTTTCAAGCTCCGTTCCTATACAAAAAATGTTCACCTTTAAGCTTGCAGCCAATTCTGCATACGTTAAAATAAATTTTTCATAAGAAGACTCTAAAAGCTTCCAATGTTCTTCTGTATCCATTTCAATAGCTCCTGTAAACGCTCCTCTCCAAACCCAAATTTGAGGCTTTAACATTAGCTTTATGCCTTCTTTCTGAAATACTGAAGCGTATTGAGCAACCCCTTCTTTGGTTTCTCCAAACCACTGTTTATTCGAATTATAAATAATTTCTGGAGAGGTTAAACTCTTTATAAAACCAAAAGGCATCAACGCTACATAATTCGTTGATGCCTTTCGTAAAGGGCGTATTTCATTGCGATGAATTGCTTCTGAAGAAGCTACAAAACTAACCCCGTTTATTTTTTCTTTTTGACTTTTACAAGAACCTTGCAAAAGAATTATTACTGCAAGAAAGTATATATATTGGTAGGCTTTCATTTGCCTAATGTAACATTTTATTTTGTAAATAAATATCGTAACCCAATATTAAAACTTTCCCCTAGTCCATTATTATTTCCTCTTACAAAATTGCTATACAGAGCCTCTATATTCAATTCTTTCGTCAATTGATATTTTGCTCCCATTCCTAAGGCTGTATAATCTTGAGTAAAATCTCCAAATCGTTCAGCATGTTGAGCAAATCCTAAAACGGTTATGTTTTCATTTGGAAAGTAACTCATAAATACACTAGGAACTAACAAAAAAGTATTATTAGCAAAACTAGTGTCTTCTCCAAAACCATATTCAGTATTCAATTCTGTAAATAATTGCCACTTATTTCCTTCAAACGTATAATCATAAAAAAACCTGTTTTGAAAGATCCAAGTCGTTTGATCTAGAAAAACGTTATTTTCGGTTTCCTTATTTACCAAAGGAATATGAAGTGCTGATTGTACAGAAAAATTACTCAACTTTTTAAAAGGCTGAAACTTAATTGCTGGTGCTATAGATCCTAAACCTTTTCTTTCGGTAGGAGCTCCTTCTAAACTAAAAACAGAAAAAGCACCTCTTCCTCCAACAGTATTGGAACGGTACTCTGCTAATAAACCTACATTAAATCTACTGCTCTCAGAAACTCCTGTAAATACTTCTAAAGATGAAGTAAAAAAGTTACTTCTGTCAACTTTAGTGGACTTGCCATCTTTTCCTGCCTCCTTTGTTTGTGTGTATAAATTGTTTCCCCATTTTATATCCCATTGACCTTTACTCAATAATTTAGAAGGGGTATATGTTTGAATATTGCTCGTTTCATTTTCTTGTGCAAATGACTGTACACTTGCCATTAGAAGAAGGGCTACTGTAACTATACTTTTTTTCATTTTTTTAGTTTTTATATCGGCATATAAGTCTGCTCAATCATAAAGTACTTACAAATCAAACCTATTTATATTTATTCTAAATTATTTATTAGGTTTAAGTTCTTAACTTTCCATTCGACAGAATAGCCAATACTCTCAATTTATGGAACACATCGTTATTATAGGTAATGGAATATCAGGTGTTACAGCCGCAAGACATATTCGTAAACTTTCCGACAAGCAAATCACTATTGTTTCTGCGGAAACTGACTATTTTTTTTCACGTACTGCCTTAATGTATATATATATGGGGCACTTAAAATTTGAACATACGCAACCTTATGAACCTTGGTTCTGGAAAAAAAACAACATCCATTTAAAGAAAGGGTACGTGTCTGAAATTAATACGGATAAAAAGGAGCTATTTTTTGCGGAAGGAGATGCTCTTTCCTATGATAAGTTAATTATAGCAACAGGATCAAAACCTAATAAATTTGGATGGCCTGGCCAAGATTTAAATGGTGTCATTGGAATGTATCATAAACAAGATTTAGAAAATCTTGAAAAATATGCTCCAGATAATAAAAAATGTAAACGAGCTGT from Tenacibaculum maritimum NCIMB 2154 includes the following:
- a CDS encoding glycoside hydrolase family 113; this translates as MKAYQYIYFLAVIILLQGSCKSQKEKINGVSFVASSEAIHRNEIRPLRKASTNYVALMPFGFIKSLTSPEIIYNSNKQWFGETKEGVAQYASVFQKEGIKLMLKPQIWVWRGAFTGAIEMDTEEHWKLLESSYEKFILTYAELAASLKVNIFCIGTELEKFVVNRPLFWKALIRKIKRIYKGKLTYAANWDEFKRVPFWNELHYIGVDAYFPLSNHKSPTILQLKEGWKVHKEEVKKVQQQFNKKILFTEYGYRSIDFMAKEPWNSERIAGNVNLKNQVNALEVIHQQFWEEDWFAGGFLWKWFHNHHGVGGSNNNRFTPQNKPAEVKIKELYDK
- a CDS encoding transporter codes for the protein MKKSIVTVALLLMASVQSFAQENETSNIQTYTPSKLLSKGQWDIKWGNNLYTQTKEAGKDGKSTKVDRSNFFTSSLEVFTGVSESSRFNVGLLAEYRSNTVGGRGAFSVFSLEGAPTERKGLGSIAPAIKFQPFKKLSNFSVQSALHIPLVNKETENNVFLDQTTWIFQNRFFYDYTFEGNKWQLFTELNTEYGFGEDTSFANNTFLLVPSVFMSYFPNENITVLGFAQHAERFGDFTQDYTALGMGAKYQLTKELNIEALYSNFVRGNNNGLGESFNIGLRYLFTK